A window of Microbacterium luteolum contains these coding sequences:
- a CDS encoding ribonuclease activity regulator RraA, whose product MSTQPEGAIAPIAIGPDGIPEYRIEGAWSLPVKGPTIAPVDPELVEAFREVSSATASAKLHQMGITRTFIEGPRPTKSGRHVVGRAVTLQFMPMREDIYSDAGVTQEYVERATALWAVLDFIEPGDVLVAQAYGSLRSGVVGEMLAHHLHNRGGVGLVVDGGIRDSGRLAEIDLPIWANGATPHYASQGTLLPWGYHVPVAVGGALVLPGDLIVADDDGAVVVPIAKAWEVVESSRTHEAWEDFSRAKLAQGGALRRYYPLDDVGLAEYEAWERDGRPPVGDA is encoded by the coding sequence GTGAGCACGCAGCCTGAGGGAGCCATCGCGCCCATCGCGATCGGGCCGGACGGCATCCCCGAATACCGCATCGAGGGGGCATGGTCGCTTCCTGTGAAGGGCCCGACGATCGCCCCCGTGGATCCGGAGCTCGTGGAGGCGTTCCGAGAGGTCTCCTCCGCCACCGCCTCGGCGAAGCTGCACCAGATGGGCATCACCCGAACCTTCATCGAAGGGCCGAGGCCCACGAAGTCGGGCCGGCACGTGGTGGGCCGCGCCGTCACTCTGCAGTTCATGCCGATGCGCGAGGACATCTATTCGGATGCCGGCGTCACGCAGGAGTACGTCGAGCGCGCGACCGCGCTGTGGGCCGTGCTCGACTTCATCGAGCCCGGTGATGTGCTCGTCGCGCAGGCGTACGGTTCGCTCCGCTCCGGTGTCGTGGGAGAGATGCTCGCCCACCACCTGCACAACCGCGGTGGGGTGGGCCTGGTCGTCGACGGCGGCATCCGGGACTCGGGTCGCCTGGCAGAGATCGATCTGCCGATCTGGGCCAACGGAGCCACGCCGCACTACGCCTCGCAGGGCACGCTGCTCCCGTGGGGCTATCACGTGCCCGTCGCCGTCGGGGGTGCGCTCGTCCTTCCGGGAGACCTGATCGTCGCCGACGACGACGGTGCGGTCGTAGTGCCGATCGCGAAGGCCTGGGAAGTGGTCGAGTCCAGTCGCACGCACGAGGCCTGGGAGGACTTCTCCCGCGCGAAGCTCGCGCAGGGAGGAGCGCTGAGGCGGTACTACCCGCTCGACGACGTCGGTCTCGCCGAATACGAGGCGTGGGAGCGGGATGGCAGACCGCCGGTGGGCGACGCATGA
- a CDS encoding FadR/GntR family transcriptional regulator — MAVIDDAVDRIRSLIIDGHLQPGDRLPQEGQLAETLGISRNSLREAIRVLEQMRVLTVRHGSGTYVSSLEPAQLLEGIAFAVEMMRDDTVRQVLEVRELLEPAAVRLAVQRMTPAKLADIRAAYERNSAQTEIEDLVRTDLEFHAAIVRAAENESLNSILDGLTSKTVRMRIWGGIVSDDAVHLTIDFHRKILEAIEAGDAHLAEATALLHVGAARAWLDAYLVEHERPRADPPTSRRAASTV, encoded by the coding sequence ATGGCCGTGATCGACGATGCTGTCGACAGGATCCGCAGTCTGATCATCGACGGGCACCTCCAGCCTGGAGACCGCCTGCCACAGGAGGGACAACTCGCCGAGACGCTCGGCATCTCCCGCAACTCGCTGAGGGAAGCGATACGGGTCCTCGAGCAGATGCGCGTCCTGACCGTGCGTCACGGTTCCGGCACATACGTCTCGAGCCTCGAGCCGGCGCAGCTGCTCGAAGGCATCGCCTTCGCGGTCGAGATGATGCGAGACGACACGGTGCGCCAGGTGCTCGAGGTGCGTGAACTGCTCGAGCCCGCCGCCGTGCGCCTTGCCGTGCAACGGATGACTCCCGCCAAACTCGCAGACATCCGCGCAGCCTACGAGCGCAACAGCGCGCAGACCGAGATCGAGGATCTCGTCCGCACCGACCTGGAGTTCCATGCCGCGATCGTGCGCGCGGCCGAGAACGAATCGCTGAACAGCATCCTCGACGGTCTCACCAGCAAGACCGTGCGGATGCGGATCTGGGGAGGCATCGTCAGCGATGACGCCGTGCACCTCACCATCGACTTCCACCGGAAGATCCTCGAAGCCATCGAAGCGGGAGACGCACACCTGGCCGAGGCCACCGCGCTGCTCCACGTCGGCGCCGCCCGCGCATGGCTCGACGCCTACCTCGTCGAGCACGAGCGTCCACGAGCCGACCCACCGACGTCGCGGCGCGCCGCTTCCACAGTGTGA
- a CDS encoding aldo/keto reductase, giving the protein MPVTRIGLGAAQFGNMHRVTTDEESEGAVIAAWNAGIRYFDTAPHYGLGLSERRLGRALQAYGRGDFAVSTKVGRLLEPSPETADQLDPEGFVVHADVRRRWDFSRDGILRSVEGSLDRLGLDRLDILYLHDPDAHWEEASTTGMDTLVELREQGVVGAIGAGMNQSAMLTEFIRRTDVDVVMVAGRYTLLDLSAQEDLLPLAEERGVDVVAAGVYNSGLLSAAVVADDAHFDYAPAPRPLIERARAIAALAEAHGIRLPDAAVQFPLRHPAVASVVVGTRTAAHVQSSAARASADIPDAFWSELAESGVA; this is encoded by the coding sequence ATGCCCGTGACGCGCATCGGCCTCGGAGCGGCGCAGTTCGGCAACATGCACCGCGTGACGACCGACGAAGAGTCCGAGGGTGCCGTCATCGCGGCGTGGAACGCGGGGATCCGCTACTTCGACACCGCTCCCCATTACGGACTCGGCCTCTCCGAACGGCGGCTGGGGCGTGCGCTGCAGGCCTATGGCCGCGGCGACTTCGCCGTCTCGACGAAGGTCGGGCGTCTCCTCGAGCCGAGCCCCGAGACCGCAGACCAACTCGACCCCGAGGGCTTCGTGGTGCACGCCGACGTTCGGCGCCGTTGGGACTTCAGCCGCGACGGCATCCTCCGTTCGGTCGAGGGCAGCCTCGACCGGCTCGGACTCGACCGCCTCGACATCCTGTACCTGCACGACCCGGATGCGCATTGGGAGGAGGCATCGACGACAGGGATGGATACCCTCGTCGAGCTGCGTGAACAGGGAGTGGTGGGCGCGATCGGCGCGGGGATGAACCAGTCGGCCATGCTCACGGAGTTCATACGACGCACCGACGTCGACGTGGTGATGGTCGCTGGTCGCTACACGCTGCTCGACCTTTCGGCGCAGGAAGATCTGCTGCCTCTTGCGGAGGAACGCGGGGTCGACGTGGTCGCGGCCGGCGTCTACAACTCCGGACTGCTGAGTGCTGCGGTCGTCGCCGACGACGCTCACTTCGACTACGCCCCGGCGCCGAGACCGCTGATCGAGCGCGCTCGCGCGATCGCCGCCCTCGCGGAGGCTCACGGCATCCGGCTTCCAGACGCCGCGGTGCAGTTTCCGCTGCGGCATCCCGCGGTGGCCTCGGTGGTCGTCGGCACCCGCACAGCAGCACACGTGCAGAGCAGCGCGGCCAGAGCATCGGCGGATATTCCCGACGCGTTCTGGTCGGAGCTCGCCGAGAGCGGGGTCGCTTAG
- a CDS encoding glycosyl hydrolase family 95 catalytic domain-containing protein: protein MILATLVAGTLIGAGMQPAAVASPSAVEHTATQSTAAQKTGNWEQLKYSWTTPANGNDYSGTIVGNGRVGARVAGGVAADTLQLNDSTFWSGEPTDDNNTNRRTALAQTRQLLADADAATTVAQRETLLKQAETAAQGMWGRSSNGSRFLPVGKLLLDVSGTSGYTGYSRVLDLDQATVTTSYSVGSTRYTREVFANHPDNVIVMRISNDKNQPMSVTAKLAAPPEMAGHSSVQASGNEIIMTGTAPHKPGTASVWAAGKGMTFDARLRVQTVGGTVVPSSGNLAITNASEIVLIYSSATSYKDPFTPPNPSQGGNDPAPIVDATMDAAASKTYTQLKDAHLADYRNLFRRLWLDVNGNTGAGIENVKTYQYTRYEMISSSRANTTDRPHNQQGLWNPEWTAVNESSHFLNENLEKYYALIETGNLSESGDPLWKFLKNLAQSGALTADKDWGFDGWTASHFTDIWAPTELANANNEWALWPMGGVWMMSVVYDHYLFTRDTDFLENDAYPMLKGAAEFALDLLVADKNGNLVTSPSTSPEHRYRLSDGTTVAVGRGATGDTVLIRQLFHDVLEATEILGLDSPADQDFVDRVTAANAKLLPITIGAQGEVKEFNNDYAPADPSHRHVSHLLGASLRDVISEQTTPELFEAHKVSLDLRGSGGYHPDKSFMWARLGAGDKSVAAQAVFSNQQWVNQWGPLGASTPELLVQSHTGVIDLLPALPSAWTTGTIDGVKVRGGHEMRLTWANGAVTSASLAAATSGAVTMRSTLFNSQFRITDAAGASTPHTVNNDGTVTLSVVAGGQYSFEITGSVSISAPASIVGGTPTDVTVAVTSAGGTVPAGTLQLSAPQGWVVFPSSRAVGATGVGGSTTAVFQVRAPMNFDGQGTLEAAMTTGNSTAASVGSTVTVTDPGSVPCTEMTVTAFSTQETAAESRPASNLVDCASDPGWTSQWSSNSMPPPHWVVVDLGKERKLLSAGCTARTVVNGRIKDVRVETSLDGANWTQSVEGTFANSTAPQWLGLNGTPARYVRMTGLSSHVGPWISCGEFNAKEQIAAQPVTVELVAQHSDKCMTIAGAGTSNGAQVQQATCADAGNQKFALTDAGGGSFTLVAQHSNSCVDIPGASTTNSVTAVQWGCSTATNQRFTLSDGGDGYQLVAQHSQKCLDVGGSSQAENAAVIQYSCSSSANQRWDLVRD from the coding sequence ATGATCCTCGCCACACTCGTGGCAGGAACCCTGATCGGTGCCGGCATGCAGCCGGCGGCAGTTGCCTCCCCCTCGGCGGTCGAACACACCGCGACGCAGTCGACGGCGGCACAGAAGACGGGGAATTGGGAGCAACTGAAGTACTCCTGGACAACCCCGGCAAACGGGAACGACTACTCCGGCACCATCGTCGGCAACGGCCGAGTCGGAGCCAGGGTCGCTGGTGGTGTCGCTGCCGACACGCTCCAGCTGAACGACTCCACCTTCTGGTCGGGGGAACCGACAGACGACAACAACACGAATCGGCGCACGGCGCTGGCCCAGACTCGACAGTTGCTGGCAGATGCCGACGCGGCGACGACCGTCGCGCAGCGAGAAACGCTGCTGAAGCAGGCTGAGACAGCGGCCCAGGGGATGTGGGGCCGGTCGTCGAACGGTTCGCGTTTCCTGCCGGTGGGAAAGCTGCTGCTCGACGTGTCGGGAACATCCGGCTATACGGGTTACTCCCGTGTGCTCGATCTGGATCAGGCCACCGTGACCACCAGTTACTCCGTGGGTTCGACGCGGTACACGCGCGAGGTGTTCGCGAACCACCCGGACAACGTGATCGTGATGCGGATCTCCAACGACAAGAATCAGCCGATGAGCGTGACGGCCAAGCTGGCAGCTCCGCCGGAGATGGCCGGTCACTCGTCGGTACAGGCGAGCGGCAACGAGATCATCATGACGGGAACGGCACCGCACAAGCCCGGAACGGCATCAGTCTGGGCTGCGGGCAAGGGGATGACATTCGACGCGCGCCTGCGCGTGCAGACCGTGGGCGGAACGGTCGTGCCCTCTTCCGGCAACCTGGCGATCACGAATGCGAGTGAGATCGTCTTGATCTACTCCAGCGCGACCAGTTACAAGGATCCCTTCACACCGCCGAACCCCAGCCAGGGTGGCAACGATCCCGCACCGATCGTCGATGCGACGATGGATGCGGCCGCGTCCAAGACCTATACGCAGTTGAAGGATGCCCATCTGGCTGACTACCGGAACCTGTTCCGCAGGCTGTGGTTGGACGTCAACGGCAACACCGGTGCGGGCATCGAGAACGTCAAGACCTACCAGTACACGCGCTACGAGATGATCTCCTCCTCCCGCGCGAACACCACGGACAGGCCCCACAATCAGCAAGGTCTGTGGAACCCGGAGTGGACAGCGGTCAACGAGTCGTCGCACTTCCTGAACGAGAACCTCGAGAAGTACTACGCACTGATCGAGACGGGCAACCTCTCCGAATCCGGCGATCCGCTGTGGAAGTTCTTGAAGAACCTTGCCCAGAGTGGCGCTCTCACCGCGGACAAGGACTGGGGATTCGATGGCTGGACGGCGTCGCACTTCACCGACATCTGGGCGCCGACCGAGCTTGCGAACGCGAACAACGAGTGGGCGCTGTGGCCCATGGGCGGGGTGTGGATGATGTCGGTCGTCTACGACCACTACCTCTTCACCCGGGACACCGACTTCCTTGAGAACGACGCCTACCCGATGCTCAAGGGAGCTGCCGAGTTCGCACTCGACCTGCTCGTCGCCGACAAGAACGGCAATCTGGTGACCTCTCCGTCGACCTCTCCCGAGCATCGCTACCGCCTGTCTGACGGCACAACCGTCGCCGTGGGCCGGGGTGCTACCGGAGACACGGTACTGATCCGTCAGCTCTTCCACGATGTCCTCGAAGCCACGGAGATCCTGGGGCTCGACAGTCCGGCAGACCAGGACTTCGTAGATCGCGTCACGGCGGCGAACGCCAAGCTGCTTCCCATCACGATCGGAGCGCAGGGCGAGGTGAAGGAGTTCAACAACGACTACGCGCCGGCTGATCCTTCGCACCGGCATGTCTCGCACCTGTTGGGCGCGAGCCTCCGCGATGTGATCTCGGAGCAGACGACTCCGGAGCTCTTCGAGGCGCACAAGGTGTCTCTCGACCTTCGAGGCTCGGGTGGATACCACCCGGACAAGTCGTTCATGTGGGCACGCCTCGGTGCGGGCGATAAGTCCGTGGCGGCGCAGGCGGTCTTCTCGAATCAACAGTGGGTCAATCAGTGGGGTCCACTGGGTGCCTCGACTCCCGAACTGCTCGTGCAGAGCCACACCGGAGTGATCGACCTGCTTCCGGCCCTCCCCTCGGCGTGGACCACCGGCACGATCGATGGTGTCAAGGTGCGCGGCGGACACGAGATGCGCCTCACGTGGGCGAACGGTGCCGTGACGTCGGCGAGTCTCGCCGCCGCTACATCCGGTGCGGTGACGATGCGCAGTACGCTCTTCAACTCCCAGTTCCGAATCACAGACGCGGCAGGAGCATCGACGCCCCATACCGTCAACAACGACGGCACCGTCACGCTCTCCGTGGTGGCAGGAGGACAGTACTCCTTCGAGATCACGGGATCCGTCTCGATCAGCGCCCCCGCGTCGATCGTCGGCGGAACGCCCACCGATGTGACGGTCGCCGTCACGTCCGCAGGCGGGACGGTTCCCGCAGGAACATTGCAGCTGAGTGCACCGCAGGGGTGGGTCGTGTTCCCCTCGTCCCGCGCCGTGGGGGCCACGGGTGTCGGTGGCTCGACGACCGCCGTCTTCCAGGTGCGTGCGCCGATGAACTTCGACGGACAAGGCACCCTGGAGGCCGCAATGACCACCGGCAACAGCACTGCGGCCTCGGTGGGCAGCACTGTCACCGTCACCGATCCTGGATCGGTCCCGTGCACGGAGATGACGGTGACCGCGTTCAGTACCCAGGAGACCGCGGCTGAGAGTCGGCCCGCGTCCAACCTCGTCGACTGCGCGTCAGATCCGGGGTGGACGAGTCAGTGGAGTTCGAACTCGATGCCGCCGCCGCACTGGGTCGTGGTGGACCTCGGAAAGGAGCGGAAGCTGCTCTCCGCGGGCTGCACGGCGCGGACCGTCGTGAACGGACGCATCAAGGACGTGCGCGTCGAGACCAGTCTCGACGGCGCCAACTGGACGCAGTCCGTCGAGGGAACGTTCGCCAACTCGACCGCACCGCAGTGGTTGGGCCTCAACGGCACTCCGGCCCGATACGTGCGGATGACAGGACTGTCCTCGCACGTGGGACCGTGGATCTCCTGTGGAGAGTTCAACGCCAAGGAGCAGATTGCCGCGCAACCGGTGACCGTGGAGCTCGTCGCTCAGCACAGCGACAAGTGCATGACGATCGCGGGAGCCGGCACGTCCAACGGCGCCCAGGTGCAACAGGCCACCTGCGCGGATGCAGGGAACCAGAAGTTCGCCCTGACGGATGCCGGCGGCGGGAGCTTCACGCTCGTGGCTCAGCACAGCAACAGCTGTGTCGACATCCCCGGAGCGAGCACCACCAACAGCGTGACGGCGGTGCAATGGGGCTGCTCGACGGCGACGAATCAGCGCTTCACTCTGAGCGATGGAGGAGACGGCTACCAGTTGGTGGCCCAGCACAGCCAGAAGTGCCTCGACGTGGGTGGCTCGAGCCAGGCGGAGAACGCCGCTGTCATCCAGTACTCCTGCAGCTCGAGTGCCAACCAGCGGTGGGATCTCGTGCGGGACTGA
- a CDS encoding L-rhamnose mutarotase, which yields MITVGRRTRIRPGREADYARIHAQIPDAVHAAIRRAGVERWHIWIDGSTLFHSIDTIVGYARFLEEIGGLGPIDPAWDDIIADLLDDAPDADRILDLVWAMDESGQHGGR from the coding sequence ATGATCACCGTCGGACGACGTACTCGCATCCGTCCGGGCCGAGAGGCGGACTACGCGCGCATACACGCGCAGATCCCGGATGCCGTCCACGCCGCGATCCGCCGCGCCGGAGTCGAACGATGGCACATCTGGATCGACGGTTCGACTCTGTTCCACAGCATCGACACGATCGTCGGCTACGCCCGTTTCCTGGAGGAGATCGGTGGGCTCGGACCGATCGACCCGGCATGGGATGACATCATCGCCGATCTCCTCGACGATGCTCCGGACGCGGACCGCATCCTCGACCTGGTGTGGGCGATGGACGAGTCGGGTCAGCACGGCGGCAGGTAG
- a CDS encoding mandelate racemase/muconate lactonizing enzyme family protein, with protein sequence MKITKATTLVGTRLHEREDQWITDRYRSVKADIAVVIIETDGGLAGIGEACAYGNPLQIADWVEWYAPSLIGADVDDLGIVPSPTGSAIVHAVGSAHDFAVAGIDCALWDLRGKQSGVSVSRLIDAAADSSVDVYASGGVRYDWRADPRTLIDEVVGHVAAGYSAVKIRLGTYWGWDAVTPERFLRLFDDVRREVGPDLGIAVDGNSRLTRAEALTVARGLDERGALWFEEPIAKDDLDGYVELNRSVGLKITGGESFTTLEQFRPWIERGAFDIVQPDAGVCGITELLKIGRFADRAGLELVPHSWHNGLMAMANAHAVAALPNASMLEECMVQGPLKWSSLVGGSRVDAGRIDLGEAAGFGVALINDLETRFPYIEGHYAVEVFRREHAA encoded by the coding sequence GTGAAGATCACCAAGGCGACGACCCTCGTCGGCACCCGGCTGCACGAGCGGGAGGACCAGTGGATCACCGACCGCTACCGCAGTGTGAAAGCGGACATCGCCGTCGTCATCATCGAGACCGATGGGGGCCTCGCCGGCATCGGCGAGGCGTGCGCGTACGGAAACCCGCTGCAGATCGCCGACTGGGTCGAGTGGTACGCGCCGTCGCTCATCGGAGCCGACGTCGATGACCTCGGAATCGTTCCTTCGCCGACAGGCAGCGCGATCGTGCACGCTGTCGGTTCCGCCCATGACTTCGCGGTCGCGGGCATCGACTGCGCATTGTGGGATCTCCGCGGCAAGCAGTCCGGCGTCTCCGTCAGCCGGCTGATCGATGCTGCGGCAGACTCGTCGGTCGACGTCTACGCCTCCGGTGGGGTCCGCTACGACTGGCGCGCCGACCCGCGCACCCTCATCGATGAGGTGGTCGGCCATGTTGCGGCTGGCTACTCGGCGGTCAAGATTCGCCTGGGCACGTATTGGGGGTGGGACGCGGTCACCCCGGAACGATTCCTCCGGCTGTTCGATGATGTCCGCCGCGAGGTCGGCCCGGACCTCGGGATCGCCGTCGATGGGAACAGTCGACTGACTCGCGCGGAGGCGCTGACCGTCGCCCGTGGACTCGACGAGCGCGGCGCGCTCTGGTTCGAGGAGCCGATCGCGAAGGACGACCTGGACGGCTACGTCGAGCTCAACCGCAGCGTGGGGCTGAAGATCACCGGTGGTGAATCGTTCACGACCCTGGAGCAGTTCCGGCCCTGGATCGAGCGCGGCGCCTTCGACATCGTGCAGCCCGACGCGGGCGTCTGCGGAATCACGGAGCTGCTGAAGATTGGACGCTTCGCGGACCGCGCGGGGCTCGAGCTCGTCCCGCATTCCTGGCACAACGGGCTGATGGCCATGGCGAACGCTCACGCGGTCGCTGCCCTCCCGAACGCCTCGATGCTCGAGGAATGCATGGTGCAGGGTCCGCTCAAGTGGAGCTCGCTCGTCGGCGGCTCGCGAGTGGACGCAGGGCGCATCGATCTCGGTGAGGCGGCCGGGTTCGGCGTCGCACTGATCAACGACCTCGAGACGCGCTTCCCGTACATCGAGGGCCACTACGCCGTGGAGGTGTTCCGCCGTGAGCACGCAGCCTGA
- a CDS encoding carbohydrate ABC transporter permease gives MTSVKMVARRPRRRATGWSFVALYVVLLVAFGVVPVIYAIVTAFFVTPVVGPTYFSLLDNFAAVLADYRLPVAAVNVAMYLLIWLPLLLVVVFVIALVLDAKRTRLGALTRFISYVPGAVTGSAAALLWLFMFSPAVSPIGPLLAPLVGANGIIISDSSLPMILAVMGVAIGAGGWIVMLYGALTAIPPELIEAARIDGANVWQQALHIKLPLIRSYVAFILIVSFAAGFQVFVEPQVLGTGARGQVSSTWSVNQLVYSYASGESNYGRASALSVLLLIITVTAAVIIIRKTKFYSIDGRS, from the coding sequence ATGACCTCAGTGAAAATGGTGGCACGGCGTCCGAGACGCCGTGCCACCGGCTGGAGCTTCGTCGCCCTCTACGTCGTGCTGCTGGTGGCGTTCGGTGTCGTTCCGGTCATCTATGCCATCGTCACCGCCTTCTTCGTCACTCCGGTGGTCGGCCCCACGTACTTCAGCCTCCTCGACAATTTCGCCGCCGTTCTCGCCGACTACCGTCTCCCGGTCGCCGCCGTCAACGTCGCGATGTATCTGCTGATCTGGCTGCCGCTGCTGCTGGTCGTGGTCTTCGTGATCGCGCTGGTGCTCGACGCGAAGCGCACACGGCTCGGCGCACTGACCCGGTTCATCTCCTACGTGCCCGGCGCCGTGACCGGATCGGCTGCCGCGCTGCTGTGGCTGTTCATGTTCTCGCCGGCGGTCAGCCCGATCGGTCCGCTCCTCGCTCCGCTCGTCGGGGCGAACGGCATCATCATCTCCGACAGCTCGCTACCGATGATCCTCGCCGTCATGGGAGTCGCGATCGGAGCCGGTGGCTGGATCGTGATGCTCTACGGTGCGCTCACCGCGATTCCGCCCGAGCTGATCGAGGCGGCGCGTATCGACGGGGCGAACGTCTGGCAGCAGGCCCTGCACATCAAGCTGCCGCTGATCCGCAGCTACGTCGCGTTCATCCTGATCGTCTCGTTCGCCGCCGGATTCCAGGTGTTCGTCGAACCGCAGGTGCTGGGCACCGGCGCCCGCGGACAGGTGAGCTCAACGTGGTCGGTGAATCAACTCGTGTACTCCTACGCATCCGGGGAGTCCAACTACGGACGAGCGTCCGCGCTCTCGGTTCTCCTGCTGATCATCACCGTGACGGCTGCGGTGATCATCATCCGCAAGACCAAGTTCTACTCGATTGACGGCCGCTCATGA
- a CDS encoding ABC transporter substrate-binding protein encodes MKSRNLAMLGIAAVGAIVLAGCSGAASDAPEQDADASITVWVDDTRTAPAEEYAAAHPELKVKIEPVDNTQGAISSRIALATKAGDDLPDVVFLSTPDELSSLLANPVNFPLGLDGDIDQGVLDGFAEGSTGACTFGGTVYCLPNDIAQTVVYYNKPLFEQFGYTVPTTFDEWLALGEKLAVEHPGYSLGTVNARYGLDAYYASSQCELTDSDDPTTVTLDPTAEECTRVNAVVGPLLANGTLSTLDPFDPAFVPLVTDGKMLATISPSWMGEYGIKPNSPTEGQWAVALTPSWGGTDEHVSGAVGGGVWVVSAKSANQKAAIEFATALSTDPEIQSAAPTYPADTASAEKWLEKVSADPWYAEDPSAVLSEAAGQLSPTQGYVRYNTQLLDNFNATVIADAGGDIDAAWATFGEQALAAAKAAGYTVNK; translated from the coding sequence ATGAAGAGCAGAAACCTGGCGATGCTCGGCATCGCCGCCGTGGGGGCCATCGTGCTGGCCGGTTGCTCCGGCGCGGCGTCCGATGCTCCCGAGCAGGATGCCGATGCCTCGATCACCGTCTGGGTCGACGACACCCGCACCGCGCCGGCCGAAGAGTATGCTGCCGCGCACCCCGAACTGAAGGTGAAGATCGAGCCTGTCGACAACACCCAGGGAGCGATCTCCTCGCGCATCGCCTTGGCGACGAAGGCGGGAGACGACCTTCCCGACGTCGTCTTCCTGTCCACGCCGGACGAGCTCTCGTCGCTCCTGGCGAATCCCGTGAACTTCCCGCTCGGGCTCGATGGGGACATCGATCAGGGTGTGCTCGACGGTTTCGCGGAAGGATCGACCGGTGCTTGCACCTTCGGCGGCACTGTCTACTGCCTGCCCAACGACATCGCCCAGACCGTCGTCTACTACAACAAGCCGCTTTTCGAGCAGTTCGGCTACACGGTTCCGACGACCTTCGACGAGTGGCTTGCCCTGGGGGAGAAGCTCGCCGTCGAGCACCCCGGATACTCGCTCGGTACGGTGAACGCCCGCTACGGACTGGACGCCTACTACGCCTCCAGCCAGTGCGAGCTGACCGACTCGGACGATCCGACCACCGTGACCTTGGACCCGACGGCCGAGGAATGCACGCGAGTCAACGCGGTCGTCGGACCGCTTCTGGCCAACGGCACGCTTTCCACCCTCGACCCGTTCGACCCGGCCTTCGTCCCGCTGGTCACCGACGGCAAGATGCTGGCCACGATCTCGCCGTCCTGGATGGGGGAGTACGGCATCAAGCCGAATTCTCCGACCGAAGGACAGTGGGCTGTCGCCCTGACCCCGTCGTGGGGCGGGACAGACGAGCACGTCTCCGGAGCGGTCGGCGGCGGCGTCTGGGTCGTTTCCGCGAAGTCCGCGAATCAGAAGGCGGCGATCGAGTTCGCCACCGCGCTGAGCACCGACCCGGAGATCCAGTCGGCGGCACCGACCTACCCGGCCGACACGGCGAGTGCGGAGAAGTGGCTCGAGAAGGTGTCGGCCGACCCGTGGTACGCGGAAGACCCCAGCGCGGTGCTCAGCGAGGCCGCAGGGCAGCTCAGCCCCACCCAGGGATATGTCCGATACAACACGCAGCTGTTGGACAACTTCAACGCCACGGTGATCGCCGATGCCGGCGGAGACATCGATGCCGCATGGGCCACGTTCGGCGAGCAGGCGCTCGCCGCCGCCAAGGCCGCGGGATACACGGTCAACAAGTGA
- a CDS encoding carbohydrate ABC transporter permease, translating to MIARLSGRLGRNILLLSALLFFGVPVLWLFLATTKTSDQLRNDAPMSFGSFEQIGIAWSHLIGYNDGIIATWTLNSILYTLGSMVIALLACVPAGYGLAKFRFRGRGVVLFLTLVTMVVPSAALILPLYLQMSAVGLTNTPWSVILPLAFYPFGVYLVYLFAATTIPDSVIEAARLDGLSEWGIMMRIFLPLAVPVIVMVAFFAFVNAWNAFFLPYIMLTDSDLANLQTGLQLLMRNTNALGGANFTGIPIREPEIALAAIVSVSPILLIFLFAQRHLVAGQTAGAEKG from the coding sequence ATGATCGCCCGACTGAGCGGTCGACTGGGCCGCAACATCCTCCTGCTGTCCGCGCTGCTGTTCTTCGGGGTGCCGGTGCTCTGGCTGTTTCTCGCCACGACGAAGACGAGCGATCAGCTGCGGAACGATGCACCGATGTCATTCGGGAGCTTCGAGCAGATCGGGATCGCCTGGTCGCACCTGATCGGCTACAACGACGGGATCATCGCCACCTGGACGCTGAACTCGATTCTGTACACGCTGGGCAGCATGGTGATCGCGCTCCTCGCCTGCGTCCCGGCCGGCTACGGCCTGGCGAAGTTCCGCTTCCGCGGACGCGGTGTCGTGCTCTTCCTCACCCTGGTCACGATGGTCGTGCCATCGGCCGCGTTGATCCTGCCGCTGTACCTGCAGATGTCCGCGGTCGGACTCACGAACACTCCGTGGTCGGTGATCCTTCCGTTGGCGTTCTACCCCTTCGGCGTGTACCTGGTGTACCTGTTCGCCGCGACGACGATCCCCGACTCGGTGATCGAGGCCGCGCGGCTGGACGGGCTGTCCGAATGGGGGATCATGATGCGGATCTTCCTGCCGCTCGCAGTCCCCGTGATCGTGATGGTCGCGTTCTTCGCGTTCGTGAACGCCTGGAATGCGTTCTTCCTGCCGTACATCATGCTCACCGACTCGGACCTCGCGAATCTGCAGACAGGACTCCAACTGCTGATGCGCAACACCAACGCGCTCGGCGGAGCCAACTTCACCGGCATTCCGATCCGCGAACCGGAGATCGCTCTCGCCGCGATCGTCTCGGTCTCGCCCATCCTCCTCATCTTCCTCTTCGCTCAGCGCCACCTCGTGGCCGGCCAGACCGCCGGCGCCGAGAAGGGCTGA